CGGGCTTCTTCGCCTCTGCGGGTGCGAAATCGAGCACCCAGTCATCGGTGCGGGCACGCCCGGACTGCATGGCGTTCTTCGGGCGCTGATAGATGCGAGCTGGCACGTTTGTTCTTGTCCCTCAGACGCCGGGCGCGGGCCATGCGGCCCGCTTGGCTTCGCGCCAATAAAGCGCGGCGGCCATTCGGCCTAACGGTTCGACTTACGCCGAACCGTTAGGCGATTCGCAATCCCATCTCAAGGGTTCTGAGTACGGATCAACGCCCTTTCACAAAGGCGTTCTTGGTCTTCAGGCTGGGGGCCTCTTCCCACGGGCGGTCGGGCCAGCGGTGTTTGGGGTAACGGCCTTTCATGTCCTTTGCGACATCCTGCCAACTGCCGCGCCAGAAACCGGGCAGATCGCGGGTCGACTGGATCGGGCGGCCCGCCGGGCTGGTCAGGCGCAGCAGGAGCGGTTCGGTGCCGATCATCGGGTGGCTATCCAGGCCAAACAGCGCCTGCACCCGCAATTCCACCGCCGGGGCGCCCTCACCCGCGTAATCGATGGCGTGTTGGGTGCCTGCGGGGCTGGTGAACTCCTTGGGCGCGACCCGGTCCAGCCTCTGTCGCGCATCCCAGTCAACCATCACAAGCAGCGCATCGGTCAGCGCGCCTTTCGGAACCGCCAGATCACGCCGCCCATGCAGCAGCGGTAAAAGCCAATCGCGCGCGCTTTCCTGCAAGTTCGCAAGATCGAGCGCAGCGATTCCGGCATGATGCGCGCGGGCCATCAGCACATGGGGCAGAATCGCGGGCAGGTCCTCCAACGCCTTTGCCAGCAACAACTCCGCCATCGCGTCCGGATCGGGCTGCGGGTCCGGTCCGCTGGCCATGGCAATCGCACCCAGCCGCCGCTCCAACCGCGCCTCCACCCGCTTCTCGACCGTGTTCCAGCGCAAGACTTGCCGCCGTTCGATCCGGTCGGCAAAGGCGCGCTCGACCTCGGCCTGTGTCAGCGGGGCCGCCGCCGTGATCCGCGCGCCCTTGGCCTGCCCCTGCGCATCGCCGATGGCCAGCCATTCCTCTCGCGCCAGTGGCGATGCCGGGTCGAGAATAAGGCCCCGACCCGATGCCGAGACCCAGTTCTCCTCGCTCGCATCGCGCCGCCGTGCGACGTTGCCGGGCATCGCGCGGGCCAGAAACAGCGCAGGGCTGTCGTCAGAGACCGCAACCTTGCCGACCAGCCTGCAAGCGCGATCGGCCCAGCCCTTGGCCAGCCGCCGTGCCGAATCCGCCCTGCCACCTCGTTCGCCATCCAGCCGCAACAGGCGATGGAGCAAGTCTTCGCTGCGTCCGCCCAGCCCACGTTCCTGCAACAACAACGCAATCCGTGCGGCGGCATTGGCCTGCCCTGCCTCGGCCCCGAAGAGCACCAGCGCGGCGTGCACCGGGTCCATCGGCAGATCAGCCAACTTTTCGCCCAAGGCCGTAATTCGCCCATCGGCATCGAGCGCGCCCAATGCCTCCAGCCGGTCCTTCGCGCCGGAAAGCGCTGGGGCTGGCGGCGGGTCGAGCCACGGCAGCCGCGTCGGATCACTCTCGCCCCAGCGGGTCAGCGACAGCACCATCGGCGCAAGGTCGGCAGTGGTGATTTCCGGCGGATCATAGGCGCGCCGTCCGGCGTGGCCGCCCTCTTCCCACAAGCGATAGGCCGCGCCCGGCCCTTGCCGCGCGGCACGACCCGCACGCTGATCGGCGGCGGCGCGACTGGCGCGGTGGGTGACGAGGTGGCTGGTGCCTGCCGCAATATCGAACTCCGCCCGGCGCGAAAGGCCCGCATCGACCACAACCGAAACGCCGTCCAAAGTAAGCGAGGTTTCCGCAATGCTGGTCGCCAGCACGATCCTGCGCCGCCCCTCCGCATCACGGCGGATCGCCAGACGTTGGGCAGCCGGATCGACCTGTCCGTGCAGGGGCAGGACCGGCGTATTCGGCAATCGCTGAACCAGCCGTTCGCGCACCCGCTCGATCTCGCCCACGCCGGGCAGGAAGGCGAGGATATCGCCCCCCTCCTCCCGCCACGCTGTCAGCACCGCGCTCGCCACCTGCTCGTCGATGCGCTGTTCCGCTCGCGCGCCCAGCCATTCGATGCGCAGGGGGTGCGCCTTGCCCTCGCTTTCGATCACCGGCGTTTCGGGGCCGAGCAGTTTGGCAAAGCGCGATCCGTCGATGGTGGCGCTCATCACCAGCAGGCGCAGGTCTTCGCGCAAGGCCCCTGCGCTTTCTATGGCCAGCGCCAGCCCGAGGTCCGAATCGAGGTGCCTCTCATGCGCCTCGTCAAACAGCACGGCGGACACGCCCGGCAGATCCGGTTCGGCGACGATGCGGTTCACGAAAATCGCCTCGGTCATCACCACGACCCGCGTTCTTGCGCCGACGCGCGTGTCCATGCGGGTGGCATAGCCGATGGTCTCGCCCGCTCTCTCGCCCAGCATCTGCGCCATCCGTTCGGCAGCGGCCCGCGCGGCAACACGGCGCGGGCTAAGCAACAGGACCTGACCCGTACACCAGTCCTCCGCGATCAGCGCGGGCGCAACCGCCGTCGTCTTACCCGCACCCGGCGGCGCGATCAGCACCGCGCCCGTGCCAGTGCGCAACGCCGCCAACAGGTCGGGCAACACGGCGTGGATCGGCAATGTGTCGAACGCGTCGGTCATGTGCAGGCGTTATGCATTCCGGCCGCGAAGTGCTAGGGTCCGCATCCGGGTCGCCCGCGATAATGGAGGATGCCATGCAATCTTTCCGCATCGGCCTGTACCTTGCCGCCGCGTCCGGTCTCGCGCTTGGCGCTTGCTCTCAGAACGAAGAGGCCGCAGCGCCCACACCCGAAACCGCGACCGAGACGACCGTCGACCACAGCGATCCCATCGCCAGCGCCATGTCCGCCGGGCCCCGCGCCGTGGGCGAAGGCGCCACCATCCTTGCGCCCGGTGCTGATGGCACCATGGAAACGCTGCGCGAAGGGACGAACGGCTGGACATGCATTCCCGACAATCCCGCAACGCCCGGCCCCGACCCGATGTGCATGGATGCCAATGCGCTGAAATGGGCCGCCGCGTGGATGGGCAAGGAAGAGCCGCCCGCCGAAACGCCGGGCTTCATGTACATGCTCCAAGGCGGTTTCGATGCCAGCAACACCGATCCCTATGCGACGGAGCCCGATGGCAGCTGGATCGAAACCGGTCCGCACGTGATGATCGTGGGGTCGATGAAGGCGCTGGAAGGATATCCTTCCGATGCCAAGCCGGACACCAGCCTGCCCTACGTGATGTGGGCGGGTACGCCCTATGCGCACCTGATGATTCCGGTGGAATAAGCGCTTTCGCGCCGGGTTTTAAAACCGGCGCGACACCGCGAACTGAGCGGCTTCGATCATCGCGGCGCGTGCCTCGTTCGCGGGAAAGCCGGAGATCGCGTCGATCGCGCGATTGGCGAAGTGTTTCGCCCGCTCGCGCGTGTCGGCAACCGTGCCGTGCTTTTCTATCAGCGAGGTCGCATGGGCAAGGTCTTCGTTCGAACTGCGGCGTCCCAGCATCGCGTCTTTCCAGAACGTACGCTCTTCCTCATCCCCGCGCGCATAGGCAAGGATCACCGGAAGCGTCATCTTGCCGTCGCGGAAATCGTCGCCCTTGTCCTTGCCGCTTTCGTCGACTTCCGAATCGTAGTCGATGGCATCGTCGACAAGCTGGAACGCGATGCCGAGGTTGCGGCCATAATCGTCGAGCTTCTGCTCCACCTCCGGGTCACGCTCTGCCACCACGGCGGCGATGCGGCAGGCGGCGGCGAACAGGGCGGCGGTTTTCGCGCCGACGATCTGAAGGTACTTTTCCTCGCTCGTCTCGACGCGTCGCTGCGCGGTCAATTGGTCGACCTCACCCTCGGCGATAATCGCGCTCGCGCCCGAGAGGATTTTCAGCACCTTAAGGCTGCCATCCTCAACCATCAGCTCGAACGAACGGCTGAACAGGAAGTCGCCGACCAGCACGGTGGCCGGATTGCCGAACACGATATTCGCGGCCTGCTTGCCGCGGCGCATGTCCGAGCCATCGACGACATCATCGTGCAGCAGGGTCGCGGTGTGAATGAATTCGACAGCGGCGGCCAGCTTGTGATGGCGCGCGCCTTCGTATTCCAGCAGTGCCGCGCTGGCCAGCGTGAGCATCGGGCGCATCCGCTTGCCGCCACCGGCAATCAGGTGCCCGGCCAGCGCCGGAATCAGCGGAATCTTGGACTGCATCCGATCAAGGATGATCTGGTTCACGCAGTTCATGCCATCGGCCGTCAACGCCAATACGGGCGAGAGCGAGGGCTGGCTGCGGGGCAGGTTGTGCACTGTCGCGGTCACGCGCGCTCCTTGGGCGTTACGGCCCTTGAACGCAAGACGTTTCGCATCGGCATCGGTTGCGGATTGCGCGGGCGAGTTCCCCTTTGCTAGGGCGCTGGCCCTTTGCTAGGGGCTGCGCCCATGAGCGACGCGCAAGACCATATCGCCCCCGTCCCGGCCTCGGGCCCGGACCCCGTCCTTGCCGGCTATCGCAAGAGCATCGACAACATCGATGCCGCGCTGGTGCATATCCTGGCCGAACGGTTCCGCATTACAAAGGCGGTGGGCGAGTACAAGGCATCGACCGCGCTGCCCCCCGCCGATCCCGACCGCGAGGCAAATCAGATCGCGCGGCTGCGCAAGCTGGCCGAAGAAGCCGATCTCGATCCCGAGTTCTCGGAAAAATTCCTGCGCTTCATCATCGATGAAGTGATCCGCCACCACCGGCAGGCACGCGAAGGCTGATCAGTCGAAGATAAACGTCCGGCCCAGCGTGAACATTGCGACGACCAGTCCAAGGAACACGAGAAACAACATCAACGCGCGGGTATCGTCGTTTTCGCCGCGCGGTTCCTGCACCGGTCGCCGCCGCTCCACCGCTTGCGGGCGGCGATTGCGCGACATTTCCGATGCGGCCAGCACGACCGACGGCGGGATAGGCTGCAGGAAACGACAGCCATATTCGTCGGCATCGCTCCATAGAACTTCGGCAACGGTCTGGCCGCAGCGCGGCAGGTCGATCTGAACCCGGTCGCCAACCCGCAATGGGCGCGGACTGTTGAGCAATAGACCGGTGGTCGAAAGGTTCAGCAAGGTCAGCGGATAGTCCCCGCGATCGTGCGATGTTACCAGCCGAACGGGCACGCGGTCAGACCGGCGCTGGTCGTTCACCTTTTGCTTCGGCAATCCCACGATGTCCGTCCCTCGTGCTGTCCATGCGCGACCCGCGATGTCCAAGGGGCATTTTTATCGCGACAAGATTAACGAGTTGTAGCGGTTCCGGCAATCGTCCCGCCATTTTCCGTCGCCGCGCGCGGCAGGCGCAGTTCTACCAGAAGGCCGCCAAGGTCCTCACTCTCGCCCAAGGCGACGCTGCCGCCGTAGATTTCGACGACGTCGCGCACGATGGCGAGGCCGAGACCGGTGCCCGGTTTGCCGGTATCGAGCCGCGCACCCCGGTCGAAAATGCGGCTGCGATCTTCGGGAGGGATGCCCATCCCGTCGTCCTCAACCCAGACGACGCAGCTTGCGGTATCGGCGGGTTCCGCATCGACGGTCACGAAGACGCTGCCGCCACCGTACTTGGCGGCGTTTTCGATGCAGTTGCCGAGAATTTCGTCGAGATCCTGCCGTTCCAGCGCAACGATGGGGTCACGCGTCGATTCGCGCGCCGTGTCGATATCAAAGCGCACGTCGGGATGCAGCTGGCCGACCGCACGCTCAACCGCCTCTGCGGCTTCGCGCACGTCGGACCGGGCAAGGCCGGTGGCCCGGCGGCCAACCGCGCGGGCGCGGGCAAGGTGGTGATCGACCTGACGGCGCATGACGGCCGCCTCTCGCTGGACGAGCAGTTCCAGATCGGGCGCATGGGCGGTGGCCGCATTGGTCAGCACGGTCAGCGGCGTTTTGAGAGCATGAGCGAGATTGCCCGCATGCGCGCGCGCCTCCTCTGCCTGCCGCTCGGAGTGCGAGAGCAGCGCGTTCAGTTCTTCCACCATCGGCTGCACTTCCAGCGGCAGAGGCTCTGTCACGCGGTTCTCGCCCGTCACGCGGATCCGCTGGATAGCGCGGCGAATACCGCGCAGTGGCGAGAGGCCGAGCCAAGTCTGCAAGGCCGCCATGACGATCAAGCCGGTACCCAACACCGCAAAGCTGTAGGCCAAAATGGATCGGAACCGCGCGATTTGAGCATCGAGATCGGATCGGCTGGCAGCGACAGTGAACCACCACATCGTCTCGCTGCCCGGCAGGATGATAGGACGCTGCATCATGCGCAGCGGCTCGCCCGCGAACTGGCGGTTGTCCCAAACCAGCGGCTCCATGTGATCGGTCGAACGCACTTCCAGCGTGCGGTCCCATAGTGAGCGCGACGGAAAATCCTCATGCCCTTCACCCGTAATCTGCCAATAGAGACCGGAGTTCGGCTCGAGGAAACGCTGATCGCCCAGCGGACGCGAGAAGAACACTTCGCCATCGGGGCCGATCTCTGCCGAAGCGACCATCGCGGTCAGCATATATTCCAGCTGCTCGTCGAAATTGCGGGTAATCAGGCCCGACAGCGTGCGATCCAGCAGCAAACCGCCGATGAACAGCAGGAACACGATCCAGCCGATCGCGATCAGCATCATGCGCCGCGACAGCGATCCGGTGTGCCCTGCGCCCAACAGGCGGTCGGGCCGAGCCAGAGCGCGGGCCAGAGTCAAGCTGCCCCTACTTGGCTTGCGCGCACGCGGCGGGGTTTCGGGCAATGCGCCCGCCCCCTCCGCAGTGCGGTCCGGCTCAGCCGCGGGGCTGGTCGGCGGGATCGTCGAGGCTGTATCCGAGGCCACGTATCGTCGTGATCACGTCTGCACCCAGCTTTTTGCGGATGCGGGTGACGAACACCTCGATAGTATTCGAATCGCGATCGAAATCCTGATCGTAGATGTGTTCGATAAGTTCGGTGCGGCTGACCACCTTGCCCTTGTGGTGCATCAGGTACGACAGCAGCTTGTATTCCTGCGCGGTCAGCTTGACCGGCTCTCCTTTCAGCGTGACACGGCCCGAACGGGTGTCCAGCCGCACATCGCCGGCGGTTAGCTCGCTGCTGGCGTTGCCGGTGGAACGACGGATCAGCGCGCGCAGGCGGGCGATCAGTTCCTCTGTCTGGAACGGCTTGGCCAGATAATCGTCGGCCCCGGCATCGAGGCCTGCGACCTTGTCCGACCAGGAATCACGCGCGGTCAGCACCAAGACGGGGAAATTACGGCCCTCGCGCCGCCACATGCCCAAGACGGTCAATCCATCGATTTCCGGCAAACCCAGATCGAGCACGACCGCGTCGTATTCCTCGCTGGAACCGAGGAAATGGCCGTCCTCGCCATCGGTGGACAGGTCCACGGCATAGCCGTTCTGCTCCAGCGTGGTCTTCAACTGATTGCCCAGCGTGGGCTCATCCTCGACGATCAGGATACGCATGTGCTCTCCAGAATGACGGGCACAATGCCCGGCTTGTTCATGTACATGAACAGATGGGAGCAAGAAAAGGTCCGCGCAACCTGAACGGTCGATCCTATCTCATCGTATTGATGATGCGGCCCGTGCGCGCGTCGACATCGACGAACACAACCCGGCCATCCTTGATGAACTTCAGGCGATAGGTGTTCGACACGAATTCATCGGGGCCAAGGTAGTCGTAATCGCGTTGCTTCATCTGGGGCAGGACGCGGTTTTCGATCTGGCGCAGGGTCTGCACATTGCCCGCCCG
The sequence above is a segment of the Croceicoccus naphthovorans genome. Coding sequences within it:
- the hrpB gene encoding ATP-dependent helicase HrpB encodes the protein MTDAFDTLPIHAVLPDLLAALRTGTGAVLIAPPGAGKTTAVAPALIAEDWCTGQVLLLSPRRVAARAAAERMAQMLGERAGETIGYATRMDTRVGARTRVVVMTEAIFVNRIVAEPDLPGVSAVLFDEAHERHLDSDLGLALAIESAGALREDLRLLVMSATIDGSRFAKLLGPETPVIESEGKAHPLRIEWLGARAEQRIDEQVASAVLTAWREEGGDILAFLPGVGEIERVRERLVQRLPNTPVLPLHGQVDPAAQRLAIRRDAEGRRRIVLATSIAETSLTLDGVSVVVDAGLSRRAEFDIAAGTSHLVTHRASRAAADQRAGRAARQGPGAAYRLWEEGGHAGRRAYDPPEITTADLAPMVLSLTRWGESDPTRLPWLDPPPAPALSGAKDRLEALGALDADGRITALGEKLADLPMDPVHAALVLFGAEAGQANAAARIALLLQERGLGGRSEDLLHRLLRLDGERGGRADSARRLAKGWADRACRLVGKVAVSDDSPALFLARAMPGNVARRRDASEENWVSASGRGLILDPASPLAREEWLAIGDAQGQAKGARITAAAPLTQAEVERAFADRIERRQVLRWNTVEKRVEARLERRLGAIAMASGPDPQPDPDAMAELLLAKALEDLPAILPHVLMARAHHAGIAALDLANLQESARDWLLPLLHGRRDLAVPKGALTDALLVMVDWDARQRLDRVAPKEFTSPAGTQHAIDYAGEGAPAVELRVQALFGLDSHPMIGTEPLLLRLTSPAGRPIQSTRDLPGFWRGSWQDVAKDMKGRYPKHRWPDRPWEEAPSLKTKNAFVKGR
- a CDS encoding polyprenyl synthetase family protein, which codes for MTATVHNLPRSQPSLSPVLALTADGMNCVNQIILDRMQSKIPLIPALAGHLIAGGGKRMRPMLTLASAALLEYEGARHHKLAAAVEFIHTATLLHDDVVDGSDMRRGKQAANIVFGNPATVLVGDFLFSRSFELMVEDGSLKVLKILSGASAIIAEGEVDQLTAQRRVETSEEKYLQIVGAKTAALFAAACRIAAVVAERDPEVEQKLDDYGRNLGIAFQLVDDAIDYDSEVDESGKDKGDDFRDGKMTLPVILAYARGDEEERTFWKDAMLGRRSSNEDLAHATSLIEKHGTVADTRERAKHFANRAIDAISGFPANEARAAMIEAAQFAVSRRF
- a CDS encoding PilZ domain-containing protein, which encodes MGLPKQKVNDQRRSDRVPVRLVTSHDRGDYPLTLLNLSTTGLLLNSPRPLRVGDRVQIDLPRCGQTVAEVLWSDADEYGCRFLQPIPPSVVLAASEMSRNRRPQAVERRRPVQEPRGENDDTRALMLFLVFLGLVVAMFTLGRTFIFD
- a CDS encoding sensor histidine kinase: MMLIAIGWIVFLLFIGGLLLDRTLSGLITRNFDEQLEYMLTAMVASAEIGPDGEVFFSRPLGDQRFLEPNSGLYWQITGEGHEDFPSRSLWDRTLEVRSTDHMEPLVWDNRQFAGEPLRMMQRPIILPGSETMWWFTVAASRSDLDAQIARFRSILAYSFAVLGTGLIVMAALQTWLGLSPLRGIRRAIQRIRVTGENRVTEPLPLEVQPMVEELNALLSHSERQAEEARAHAGNLAHALKTPLTVLTNAATAHAPDLELLVQREAAVMRRQVDHHLARARAVGRRATGLARSDVREAAEAVERAVGQLHPDVRFDIDTARESTRDPIVALERQDLDEILGNCIENAAKYGGGSVFVTVDAEPADTASCVVWVEDDGMGIPPEDRSRIFDRGARLDTGKPGTGLGLAIVRDVVEIYGGSVALGESEDLGGLLVELRLPRAATENGGTIAGTATTR
- a CDS encoding chorismate mutase — translated: MSDAQDHIAPVPASGPDPVLAGYRKSIDNIDAALVHILAERFRITKAVGEYKASTALPPADPDREANQIARLRKLAEEADLDPEFSEKFLRFIIDEVIRHHRQAREG
- a CDS encoding PepSY domain-containing protein produces the protein MTRKIRPLIAALAALSLLGTGAPAIAGNGKRDGQGEARRELRAGNVQTLRQIENRVLPQMKQRDYDYLGPDEFVSNTYRLKFIKDGRVVFVDVDARTGRIINTMR
- a CDS encoding response regulator transcription factor — protein: MRILIVEDEPTLGNQLKTTLEQNGYAVDLSTDGEDGHFLGSSEEYDAVVLDLGLPEIDGLTVLGMWRREGRNFPVLVLTARDSWSDKVAGLDAGADDYLAKPFQTEELIARLRALIRRSTGNASSELTAGDVRLDTRSGRVTLKGEPVKLTAQEYKLLSYLMHHKGKVVSRTELIEHIYDQDFDRDSNTIEVFVTRIRKKLGADVITTIRGLGYSLDDPADQPRG